The region GTGATTTTTTGCAACCATATGTTTCCTGACTGCTTCCAAGCTGCTAAAAGGATGACACCTATCGTTACAGTACAGACACAAGTAGTCCCTTTTGACCTATAAAATggaaagatgttagtgatattTTTGAACCAAACCAAGCATACTCGTTTTTTGGGAAAGGGGGTCGCAGAATTATACCTTTAGACCAAGATAAGTGAGGAGCCCCTTTGGATCTTTCAAATACTCAACGTCAGGAATGAAGAATCCATGATGCTTGTGCATGTGAACCATGCAGTTTTCAATTGTTTTGTGCTTGTGATCACACATAAAGCAACAAGATGGATCTATGTCCACAACATCATCTTCATCCATATCAGCATTCTCATCCATGTTCAAATCTGCCAAGGACTTCTCAGCATCATCCATCAGATCATCAGAATCAACCTCCTCCCATTCATCTTCACTGTCTTCATCTTCAACAGAGTCATCTACCAATCTTCTAGGAGGCGGCTTATTCACAACGCGTGGTGGAAGTGGCTTAATTATAGCTTTCCCATCTGAATCACTAGCTCCTTCAGAAGCCCGAACCATGTGAGTTCTCGACTTCAGATGCTCCGCATGAGCCTTAGCACTTTTATACCCCTTGCCACATAGGCCACAGCTATAGAGCATAGGGGTTTCATTAGATTTATCTCTCTCTTGAGCAAGTGCTGATTGTCTAGCTAGAAACAAAGCTTCTGTCACTCCAGGAACCCCAGCCACCTATTCATTTTTCAAAAGTAAAGCAAAAATTAACATTGCTACAAAACTTTTCCCCTTAAATCTTCCCTTTCCACCCTACCAATCTAAAACCTCCCTTTACACTATATATTATCAACAATAGTTCTGTGGCGAACATGTTCATAATACATATTATTTGAAGTCAGTTATTTCATATTTAAATCCTAAGAGTTAAGCAAACCCATTTgacattttgaaattttttaccctCTTCCCAAAAAAAACACATACACAATAAATCTCCCCAAGTAATTCAACAATCAAAACAACTAACAAAATTTACAAGATTTCAAAGaacaaaataacaaaaacaacTTGTTAATTTTGTGGTTAAAGGTGAAATCATGAAAACAGTTATCAAAAATCAACCAAATAGACCCTTATATAATTTTCAACAAAACTGAAATAAAACTATGACTATGAGCGTGAAGCTGAAATAATTCTTATTAGTGATACTCAGTACATGCATATTCCCTTTTTTCTGGATtgaaacattaaaaaaatatataaaaaaaactaGGGTTTAACAAATAAATAATTGTAATGTAGAATCGATTTGAAAAGCGTAAACCCTAATATTGCGGAAAAGGTAAACGATATGTAATTAAAAAAAGTTAAAAAGAAATGAACCTTGCGTTTGAGATTGTAGCGATGCCACTCGGATTTGTAATGGAGTTTTTGGTCGGAATCATGATTGAATTCTGTGTTGCAGGAATTGCAGGTTAATCCTGACATAGTTTGGAGAGAAAAAGATGCAGATGAAGAGAAAGAAACGTGAGAAGAGAATTGTAGAAGCAACAGAAATAAAATGGTTATTCTGTCGGCGAAAAGAAATGAAGAATCAGCGCTTACGTGATGATATGGAAGTGTGGACCGACTCGTTTCTTTGACCCGGTTCATGCTCTTATTGGGCCTTCACTTTTTACGGGCCTTTATAGCCGACACCCCACAACTTagaaaattttaccttgtacccctacAGTTAGTCCCATACCCctacaaaattttaaaaattctcattctacccttaattggttttaaccaatttaccatttcatttttaccattcagttgaaaaTTTCAGAAATTACACTTTCACACCCCTCGCATCGGAACTCCTGCAAAATgacttccggtatgtatttttccCAAACCGGAAGACCTAAAGAATGACTTCCGGAACACACAAAAAAGCAAACCGGAACACTTCatgaaagagttccggttcaattaaaaaaaaattacaaaatcGGAACACTTCTTGAAAGAGTTCCAGTGAACAAATTTtacataccggaactctttggaAAAGTGTTCCGGTATGTATTATAtgtgttccggaagtctttcAAGAAGTCTTCCGGTTCgctattttttattttttttttaattttttttatttttattttttattttttattttgtaagaatggaaaatcttccccaaatatgtgtagatactactgatgcgtttatgacgacggaaagatttggtacacgagaagaggttatcagatggattaaagaggttggaatcaacaataaagtaactgttattatcagtcgttcagatactgaaacggggaagagagggagaagtaacaaaataatatttggttgtgataaaggtgagaaacacaagattagtgatagtggtacccaaagtgcgtcgaagaaatgtggatgtccatttaaaatcaggtcgactccggcgaaagatggatctggttggaagattgatgtaaaatgtgggttacataatcatggtttaccgGATAGATTAAAAGGTCATtcgtttattggtaggttgaccacagatgagaagcaacatgtcgctgatttggcaaagagacatgtagcacctagaaacgtattgctttccttgcaagacaattatcctgagaatgtcactcggattacgcaagtatacaagcataagagtgtgatacaaaaagagataagaggtcctaggagtgagatacaacatttgtttaagcttattgaggatgcaggatatgtgtattggagtagaaaaaaggatgactcggaagtggtgagagagatattttgggcacatcctgattcaattaagttgttgaatatatttccgattgtgttagttatggatagcacctacaagacaaacaaatatagacaacctttgtttgaaattgttggcatgacatcgaccgagttgacttttgctgttggatttgcgtatatggagtctgagcaaacagagaatttttgttgggtattggagaaattaaaagagttgtttgtgaagaaagacatgtgtccacaagtgattttgacagatagagatcttgctttgatgaaagcaattgaagttgtgtttcccagctcgattaatttgctatgtagatttcacattaacaaaaacgttggtgccaaatgcaaacaacatgtggtgaatgacctgcaaaagacgatagacacattatggatggaagttgtctgggctagtgatgaggttgagtatggtcagcggttgcatcaacttgagcaagcatgtgttgattatagtggatttattaattatgtgaaagacacatggttgactccacatagacATAGATTTattggagcatggattaatcgagtgctacatttgggtaacacaacgactaatcggtacgtcttataattttgtatgtgttatttttatatctgatattatttctatgtcttttttatgtgttattttcaatatttttagggttgaatctgctcattggaagttaaagcagatgttaggaaacagtataggtgacatggtcaaatgttgggaagcaatgaataacaacttgaggttacaactgggaaacattagagcttcttttcaaaagagtttttacgaagttgagcacgcgcacgtaagtcccttttatggttatttgcgtggttccgtatctcgagctgctttgagacgtattgctgaagagttattgagagttgattatgttggaactaacaggcaaatatgtggttgtactcttagaacatcttatgggttaccttgtgcttgtgagttaggaagatacagactaggtggtataccgatacccattgatgttgttcatgtttattggaggaaactaactatggaagttgagttagaggtagATGAAGACgatggatcagaggtggatatgacttctgcaatggatgagttgtggagacgatttaggtcattagatgttattGGGAAAAGGGCATTAAAGAGTAGGATATGTGAACTAGCATACCCAACAATGACAACATTGTGTCCACCATCTGagaaaataaaaaccaaaggaggagtgaagaagaaagggaaaaaaccagcagattatgatgtttatagggacccttcgtatcatgagtatgttgataaggcatctcaatcttcacaaaggaaatctcaatcttcacaaaggcaatctcaaccatcacagacttcgaagaagatcaaattatcaaagaagcaaccacaattcattcttcaatttcttaatcatattaggtcatacattgaagatgtagttaatgttgaatcagatggtaattgtggatttagagtcattgcatcattgcatggatatggtgaggatggttggcCAATGGTTCGTAGAGAGTTGGGGTTGGAATTAATAGACAAGGATAGATCAACTCTatatgacaagttattttctaatcggttgtcagtagtgagagaatctttgatgatagaatcctttggttcacaaccacctgaaaaatggatgagtctaccagatatgggttacttgatagcgaatcgctataatgttgtacttgtctgtttaggcaatccgtgcatgactttctttccgatgacaagttcacattcaccaaatgtctctatttattgcattggttttgttaaccgcaatcattgggttcaggtacgtatttatattcctaaataaaaatattatttcagttaatattttatgttatatgacttaatcttttaattattttactttatcAGATTAACATGAAAGAGGGATTTCCATTGCCACCGATCACATTAGATTGGAAGATATTTCGTTCTCATATAGCAACTACTTGGATGTTAGGGTTTGCAGGATGTATgcaacattggcaattacttacacttgtattagcatgattatgtactcaaaacataaatatgtaatcaaaacatgaattttATATTAATATGTCTATTATATTCAAAGATTAATACATaaaatcaatgtgaacgagaaatatgcaaagcttcaaataaatcagaaaactgtggatcttcctcttcGGCATTAACCTGTCTCAGATAGCGATGAATCAATAtagatacacgagcccaatcAGGATCAGATGGCTCGGCGTCATATACAGGAACTGGTACCTCTCTAGGAGCgtcacgatggggagggaccaaccgtggatgggaaacacaataataccactccagataaccGTCTACTGcatcagatggagtggtggccacGGTAGATGAACCGATCACAGCGATAACACTCTGATGGTAACtgatccaatcaacatcaatattcgtcgccatcatacaatctagaggtggggatggaacatactgcctatacccgaactgacgtaaacatctatcaggcaagtatgggacaactgtttcaccccacttcaaacagcCCTGTAAAGACATATCTCATCAAATACACACCATGCTCTATGATCCTCGAATGGTCGCCATATGACGTCGGcaggtgtcagctcgtccaaaataggtcgtaaatcatcgaccttcaggactccctgcctatacgaccatctcatcgctcgggGAAGACCACAGTTATCAGCAGGTttccaattctcccctctttttccaacagttggaaagtactcgtgaatccaacactgttacaaaatacaaacataataaataaaacaaattaagttaacatattttataaaatgaatccaacacttaattaacataattaaattatatacctgtaggagagtaggatatccaccgagttgtttgcaactgtacatggacgcatctccaagatatcggtagagggtaactagtgcaactgctccccaactatatcctgaacatccatccaagtccctaaacaggaggaggtatcgtgcctctacaagtgtaaaggtcttatcagcaaatatggtggaacccaccaacatcaatagatatgctctagtcgcatatgcccagctggaagcagctctatgatgtacgaataaatcatataaccactccaacttgtaatacgaccccctatagctacgaacatgtgactgtgcatgaccctgtgacactcctaggtagtcaacagcaagttcaacaactagctcttcagtcacatcctgaggactccagaagatacccctgatgggcaagtgaagtagacatgcgacatcatctaaagtaatgctcatttcaccaaacggcatgtgaaatgaagatgtctctagatgccatctttccacaaatgcagagacaagatttgtgtctatcttgttcagactCGTTCTCTGCAGTGAAGATAAACCggatctagatacccaactctccaGCTGTGATGGAAGAgccaatggaaccctagaagtcaacttcagtccatgtccggcaaccttcaactctttctttggacctctttcctaaaaacaattaaaacacatattagaaaacaaattataaaatattcaaatattattcAATTTCAAATATACGTTGTTTATTTACCTCACCGAACCATAtatgtcgagcaacatgatgctcgtacttcaccaaaagagacgtatcgtacggccctcctggatatccagtcggctcagttgcagctgcagatgaagatgcaccCCGGTCTTACGTGCGGACTGGAATCCGGCCATCTGCACTTCGTCTTCGAACCACTGAAAAAAAAATGtttacaaaaataattaaaattaaaataaaaaaaaaattacgTACCGGAACACTCTCTTAAAGAGTTCCGGTATACATCACCCAAATcggaagtctttaagaaagacTTCTGGTATACAACTAtacaaaccggaagactttctaaaagacttccggttcagtGCCCCTTAAAGGCAACAAACCGGAACTCTTtagagaagtgttccggtatacaattaatgaaccggaagacttactctgAGTGTTCCGGTTTACAATGCAAAAAAACCAAATTTTTCTCTTCTCCGGAAGTCTTCAgcgaaaatggtaaaaaaaaattgaaatgaaaaatctaccctatttatatgagggcattttggtcaaaaaaaattaaatgtaggggtatgggtacaattgtaggggtacaaggtaaaattttcCACAACTTATTAGTATTTAACTTGCCAAAGCCCAGATTATAATAGTAGTTCTAAAATACTCTTCTTAATATTTACATTTCaaattttacttttttttttccataatttttattttttcaaacatacaaaaaaataaaattttggtAGTTGTTTTAAAATTTCCGATACgttatttttttcattttcacgTATTTATACTGAAAATCTGAGAAAATCCGggaaaaaaatatcaaaaatttGGTATTCAATACCGAAAATTCTTAAAATATCCCGGAATAAACAAAAACTATCGGAAATTTTCAAATTTTCGGTATATCGGAAATTTTGAATATATTTAAAATTTCCACTAATATAGTAGaaattttaaaaaatgttttATTTTTGTGGTCCAGAGTCGGCAGGGTCGTCTACAGATTCGTGTAGCGATTATATGCAGTTCTTCACCATAGACAAAGTATGTCTTTTATGtaacaaaattaaattaaatattttctcACCCTTATATGATATTGATAGTATACTTTTTGTGATGTAAATGACAGTTTTTTGAGTCCCCGTCTGTAGTATTAGTCTAGGCACAAAATATTGGCAAACAACATGATATTATAgttgtgattgttccttttgATACTGCAAATGGTCAGCGAGATAGGAAAGATAAATTGGTTATGGATTGTGAGAGAGGAGAAAATTATAAATGGAAAAATACACATGAAAGCAGTAAATCCTCATAGGGTACTTATAGTATGAAAGTGAAATGCCCTTTTAGTTGAGATCTGCGTCGAGTAGTAGCAGTTGGAAGGTGATGGTTGGGTGTGGGTTTCACAATCATGAACTATTTGAGGATTTAGATTCCCATGATATATTGCATCGTCTAAAAGTTCATGAGAGACAGTTTGTGAATGACATGACGAAGTACAACATGGCTCCACGGTACATAGTTTATGCCTTGAAAGACAAAGATCCAGAAAACTTCACCCGTATTACCCAAGTGTATAAAGCTAGAGATATATACAATGTGAGCAAGAGAGGTTCATTAACGGAAATGCAAATGTTGTTGACTCTTATTCATAAGACAAGAAATATGGAAGACtcaaatgttgttgctgatatctTCTAAACACATTTTGATTCAGTGAAGTTGTTGAATATGTTTCACTTGGTGTTGATTTTTTATTTTACATGTAAGACAAATAGGTAATGTGAATCGTGATCATACATTGATATCATTTTGACATACTTTGATTTAtcaaattttttattatttacatCGTGATCATATAGGTATCGGCTACCAGTGCTTGAGATTGTTGGTGTTACGTCAACAAAATTGAAGTTTTCGATAGGCTTTGCCTATTTGGAGCATGAAAGGAAGGATAAATTCAAATGGGCACTGGAGAAGCTCAAAGAGTTTTTCTCTTTTGAGAAATTTCTACTGAATGTTGTAGTGACGGACCGAGAACTTGCATTGATGAATGCAATTGAAGTAGTGTTTCCAAATTCAACTCATTTGTTATGTTAATTCCATATTTCAAAAAATCTTAGCATGAAATTTAAGTAGTATGTTAAATTAGAAATACATGAGCATGTCATGGATCTATGGAACAACATCATGTATGCTAATAGAGAAATTGAGTTTGTCGCACACTTTGAGCACTTTGAGACTGTTTGTGTTGATAGTTTTTTGTTTGTTAAGTATGTGATTGAAACATTGTTAATGCCTTATAAAGAAATGTTTGTTTCTGCTTGGACTAATAAAGTCACTCATTTAGGGAACACAACAGCAAACAGGGTGAAGTATGTTTATTAAAGACTAAAAAAGTTGTTGACTACAAGTCAGGGAGATTTATGCCGAAATTGGGATGTTGTGAACTTCATTCCATACCAACTTGTACGGTTTTGTTTCAAGGCAGCGTATATCATATATGGAAAGAACTATAAAGGATAAAATTTGTTGGTATAAGCAAAAATTCTTGTGGTTGCTTCATTAGAACAACATATGGGTTACCTTGTGCGTGTCAACTTGTCGGTTTCCAAATACAAGGCAAACATGTTCCTTTAGATCCAATTTGTGTTTTTAGGAAGAAATTACACACTCAAGAGCATGATGTCAATCATGAAGATGTGGTACAACATTGGATTTAGAATAAAAGTGTGAAGAGTTAAAGAGATATTTCAATTCTTTGGACATTGTAGGTCAGATGGTGTTGAAGAAAAAGGTTCAGAAACTAACACATTCATCCATAACTTCGATGTGTTCACCGCCGATCAAGTACAAGCCAAATAGGGGAGTTAAAAAGAGTGGAAAGGGTGAAGAGAATGATATGCACTGTGATCCTTCACATTGGAAGTATGGTGAGGGCTCGCAGGGGAGACAGACTACAAAGAGACCATGTACGAAACTAACAGGAAGTCAACCGTCAAGTTGACTAGGTCAAAGTCAAATGTACACTACATCTTTGAGGCATCTTTACTTGTCTCAATTTTATGGTTTCTTGTATCCGTACATTGATGGCATTATTTATGTGGGTGACAATAGAAATTGTGGTTTTCGAGCTATTGTAACTTTACTTGGATGGGGCGAAGAGTCATGGTCGTTGGTTCAGACGCAGTTAGATGCTCAAGTTCATCAACACCCTAAATTGTTTTCCAGTTTGTTATATGATAAGGTCTTTGAAGTTATAAATGCCTTAAAAGTATAACACTTAGGTGTGCAGGGTCGAGAAAAATGGATGATGGTTCCTGATATGGATTACCCTATTGCTTGTAGGTACAATGTCGTATTTGTCTCCCTGTCAAAGAGACTTAACATTACCTTTTTCTCTCTTGCATTAGCTCCACCTATGTGTACAAGTAGACATAAAATCATTATTGTTGGTTTTATCAATGACAATCATTGGGTTTAGGTAAAATTGAAACCTGATAGTCCATTGTCACTTGTCATTGACCATTGGAGACAGAATTGTACTGAAGATGCAAAAGCATCGGAATCAGCATATGCAGGATGGATTAGGCACTGGGAAGATGAAGTTATGAAGTCATCCTAAGTTATGTAATCTTATACGTAGAACAACTTTTGTAGAAAATATGTGTGTTATATGCGATGAATTTTAATCTAACCATTTGTGGATGTCGCTGTGTCAAAAAAATGAAAATTCATGTTTTTGATAATTCTGGGGTCATACCGGAAAGTTTACAATTTTGAAATTTATGGTATTCTGAAAATTTAAAAATTTTGGGATTTTTTAACATTTTATGCAAAATTCATAATTTTCGGTATATCTTCATcagaaattttgaaatttccaATATCTTTCATCCAAAATTTTGAAATTTACGATACATATCTTACGAGAGCGGTAAAAAACTATAAATTTACAAAATTTCTGGTATCCACTTCAAATTTTCGGTACGAAActgaaaatttcaaaattttctgattttttacAAGGGTATCAAGGTAAATATGCTCAAATGGGGGGAGTGTCAGACTCAAGTGGGGGTGTCAAGTTAAATGCTCTTATTCTTGAAATCCATAAAAATTGGATGGTTTGACTAAAATActtttataattttaaaatttagtttttaaaaaaaatgaaattacaTATTTTGAATCAACATTGGATATGTTTTGGAATCTTTCAGGTCTTTACAAGTAAGTAGCCtcttttttgaattttttgagtttttatcGAATTTTTGGTCTTATTAAGAAATATGCGATAAAAATCTACACAttggattcatttttaatgaatttttgaaaaaatgCTGGACATTTCTGAATCTATAGTGAACATCAAATTGCTGGTAtctaattttataaaaaaaatgcGGTATGTTATAGGGGTGTCACATGAGTTTTAAAAAATTAGGTAAGTAgatattattttttattttatatatttatagTGAGGAGAATAGGAAGAGTTTGGAAAACCATACATAGATTACAAACATGTTAAGAATGTTACGAAGAACTCTAACGAAGATGATGGGTAAGGGTGAGAATATGTCAGACCAACTAAAAAGGACCTACGCTCTAGTCTACACAAGCTCGAGTCAGACCATAAAAAAATCTTTTTAAACCTATTAGACCAACctatttaaatatatatatatatatatatatatatatatatatatatatatatatatatatatatatatatatatatatatatatatatatatatatatatatatatatatatgcataattttattattttatattgtattttaactttaaattaaaaaaatagtCTTAGTTATCTTGGAGACCTTTTGAAAATAGAGTGAAAACACCTTAAGAACAATGTCATAAATTGTTTTCATTAGTTTTCTAAAATAAATAGTCTCACAACACTTATTTTATTAGGTAAGCTCAAATAATTCAATCTAAACAAACTTTTAGTACTATTGATCTTTTAGTTTTCCGGTCTAAATAAGCATTAATTGAATTGAATATTTACATATGTTCAAATAAAATAGGCTTTTAAGCAAGCTAAGCGACCAATCAGGCCTTCGAAAAGGTCATGCTCAAGCCTCAAAATAAGCCTATGACATGTTACAAGCTAGACTTATAATTTGTTATTTTTAGCAGGCCAAACTTAGGCTTGCCAGAGGCTAACTCGGCCCAGCCTATTTCCACCTCTAATGATGGAGACAATCATCTGCACACTATGACATATAGAGTAGTTCACACAGGAAAATTATATTGTTCAAAAAGTATAGGTGTGCAAGTCGCCCCATTAAGACAAGGGTTCTTAGAGGCCTTATTAGGTATATTACGTTGTATGGTGGTtattgtcgcatcctgcgaaaaatcaaccggcgagcctaaaaataaagacacacagagccgccactaaacgttatttatcccaagatagggaaaggaaacgatcagagaaacctggaaagacatggtctcgcgaccagagagaaaaggttcgggagtcggttacgcaaggggaaggtattagcacccctcgcgtcctaggtactcctagggatccacgtcctagaataaagaaaaggttgctaaacatcacacacacacacggggaacgcaggtggggttaagaggaacgggctcgataaggtatcgcaccttatgcctacatatcttgtctggaacaagaatcagagccactgtagttcggcttacgcacgccaaacaacacaaaacaacacaaacaagcaagggtggcaaacatggagcccgacaaccacttgatggaattatgtcggcatccgaaccaaaacatactcaaaagggcaaacgtggagcccgacagccaatcactgggcttacgtcggcatctgaacccaaacacacagtcagataacaaataaacgcacgcaaaaaagaaaaaggttgcccggagtggtctcgcacgaccacctgcctacatacctcgtctggcacgaggatcagggcgatgtagttcccctgaaagggactgaattgctaaccagaaaccggggaaagatacacaactagggagctgagactcgagcctaatgttgtcatgcatcgttaaccctaagttcggttttctatcctacttgcataaacaagcctatcctaaccaggaaagaagctagcacacaagcatacaatcatacatcatcaaatgagaacaggtatctcaaacaagcatgtcaatcagatatccacataacacgcactatagccaaacaaggggctcaatcaatcaggtttgactgcctaagcaagtcgtctgtacgggctgtgtttgctcttaaccttgccattacgaggctaaggtgaagcagatgaagaggtgaagtgaggatcagacctcacagctcatatccctaaccagggagagctgacaaatgagcatgggtccagaatgggggaacccttctatactcagagactctgacacaacagatcttgggcttttgatctcaatgctacaaccatgtaatgggagcaaggagaagactcaactgaatagtgggggacaggttgcttgtccctaccttccaccaattgccttacttgaaggacttttcctgcttgggcttaaaaataaacatacacaagcattgcctcttaaggaggacttcagacatttatttgcccggcccggtaacagccgggtctccagactacatgaagtaagaaggttatacctcaaatgcaagttgcttaagcaaagcaaagcaatagttcacaaggaactgagcaactaaagtacctggaaacaatcaaactcaatcagtaatcaatcagacaaactatacagcaaacaatcaaacagtttaaacaatacaacacaaagcaagctcaaggcttaagccccagctccaacacctacaaaacaatgttatgttagtgtacaaacatccacaacatcaattaaaaccaaCTTGTATCATTTTCCACGTACATTGCTTActtgatcctgaaaaatcaagcaaacattagtaactagaccactaggccaagcctagggtcccaaagcaagaaaaaagttaaaacagcaaggtatccaccatccaacatcaaattaacatcaaacaagagcaaacatccttggtctcatgtttatatcatccatcaagttcaattcatgcacaaaacaatccatattggttcaaatgaagcaccaaatatacaaacagaagtatt is a window of Lathyrus oleraceus cultivar Zhongwan6 chromosome 6, CAAS_Psat_ZW6_1.0, whole genome shotgun sequence DNA encoding:
- the LOC127093845 gene encoding uncharacterized protein LOC127093845, with amino-acid sequence MVGCGFHNHELFEDLDSHDILHRLKVHERQFVNDMTKYNMAPRYIVYALKDKDPENFTRITQVYKARDIYNVSKRVKLLNMFHLVLIFYFTCKTNRYRLPVLEIVGVTSTKLKFSIGFAYLEHERKDKFKWALEKLKEFFSFEKFLLNVVVTDRELALMNAIEVVFPNSTHLLC
- the LOC127091612 gene encoding cytoplasmic 60S subunit biogenesis factor REI1 homolog 2, producing MSGLTCNSCNTEFNHDSDQKLHYKSEWHRYNLKRKVAGVPGVTEALFLARQSALAQERDKSNETPMLYSCGLCGKGYKSAKAHAEHLKSRTHMVRASEGASDSDGKAIIKPLPPRVVNKPPPRRLVDDSVEDEDSEDEWEEVDSDDLMDDAEKSLADLNMDENADMDEDDVVDIDPSCCFMCDHKHKTIENCMVHMHKHHGFFIPDVEYLKDPKGLLTYLGLKVKRDYLCLYCNDRCHPFSSLEAVRKHMVAKNHCKVHYGDDDEEEEVELEEFYDYTSSYVDDQGKQLVASGDADNNIELSGGSELVITKMSGDRKSTRTLGSREYLRYYRQKPRPSPANNIAITAELASRYRSMGLATVQSREQLVRMKVLKQMNKSGVEHMRSKMGMKSNVIRNLPNNVTY
- the LOC127093844 gene encoding protein MAINTENANCE OF MERISTEMS — its product is MLVGSTIFADKTFTLVEARYLLLFRDLDGCSGYSWGAVALVTLYRYLGDASMYSCKQLGGYPTLLQCWIHEYFPTVGKRGENWKPADNCGLPRAMRWSYRQGVLKVDDLRPILDELTPADVIWRPFEDHRAWCVFDEICLYRAV